AACAATGATTTAACCTGCCTATATATTATTAATCAGAATTTATAGTCCGATTATGGCACAGCGCTTGTAACTGTATTTAGTGAATTACTAATCAACACAACGGAGCGATTCGGTGAACCGAGGCTTTTATCTTCTGAACAGTCTGATATTCGCAATTATTCTGTGTTTACCCTTTGACGCAAGCGCCCAGCAGTCCGTAAAAGAATTCTTTCGCCAGAACTGCTACAGCTGCCATACCATCGGTGGGGGACGTCTCACCGGTCCGGATCTGAAAAACGTGAGCGAGCGCCAGGATCGGGAGTGGCTGGTCGAATTTATCCTGAATCCGAAGCAGGTGCTGAACAGCGGCGATCCGTATGCCGTGAAACTCCAAAAGGAAGCCCGCGGCGCCGTGATGACCGACGTGCCTGGCATCGACCGGCAGCTGGCAAACGCACTCCTGGATTTTATCGCCGAGGAATCCCAGAAAGAGGAATCCGAATTCGCCGGATCCCAGATCAGCGATCGACCGCTTACTCCGGCGGATGTGGCGCAGGGACGTAAAATTTT
This Candidatus Neomarinimicrobiota bacterium DNA region includes the following protein-coding sequences:
- a CDS encoding c-type cytochrome; the encoded protein is MNRGFYLLNSLIFAIILCLPFDASAQQSVKEFFRQNCYSCHTIGGGRLTGPDLKNVSERQDREWLVEFILNPKQVLNSGDPYAVKLQKEARGAVMTDVPGIDRQLANALLDFIAEESQKEESEFAGSQISDRPLTPADVAQGRKIFFGTQNLQNGGPSCISCHTVNDQDYLLGGGTLGPNLTGAFGRLQGRKGLSSWLTAPPSVTMQPVYKNQPIASDEVLPLVAFLQNQQQQKAQARMSPFINLLLFGVGGAALLLVIFDQIWGFRFRGVRKSLLRKAKKSRQD